A genomic segment from Coccinella septempunctata chromosome 3, icCocSept1.1, whole genome shotgun sequence encodes:
- the LOC123309765 gene encoding NADH dehydrogenase [ubiquinone] 1 alpha subcomplex subunit 10, mitochondrial produces MASLVRISLRSIASPLTNQTVGKHDIKIVRTITSKLFKVVSPDDKPKPKPWPYKEKKYTFLHQFLDKTTSRFDENSKVIVVEGPIASGKSAFAKQLAEDLDMLYMPEANLDMVYINEYGFDFKSLDNQLPDVCKSFDVKNFLMNPRHSMVAPFQVDQYCIKFNQYIDALAHLFSTGQGVVLDRCCYSDFVFAEAMYSQGYISKGAYNAYYEVRDRSIDELLRPHLVIYLDIPVAKVQENIQRRNIPSEVKSPALTKEYLTALEKFYKQKYLKDISTHAELLVYDWSEGGDPEVVVEDIERIDFDSYDEQQTQMGDWVHENEEDWACLRRKYCNQKEQLMALTNAPMYNVPEMLMGPEEADLWDNMWTTAPGNKYEQGFNTDMGDKNILFKTKGKYRQTLPLRERRPF; encoded by the exons ATGGCTAGCTTAGTTCGTATATCCCTTCGGAGTATAGCTAGCCCTCTAACAAACCAAACGGTTGGAAAACATGATATAAAAATTGTAAGAACTATCACCAGTAAACTTTTCAAAGTAGTAAGTCCTGACGATAAGCCCAAACCCAAACCATGGCcatataaagaaaaaaagtatACTTTTTTGCATCAATTCCTGGATAAAACAACTTCGAGATTTGATGAAAACTCTAAA GTTATTGTCGTAGAAGGTCCGATTGCTTCTGGTAAAAGTGCTTTCGCGAAACAACTGGCTGAAGATTTAGACATGCTTTATATGCCTGAAGCCAATCTTGATATGGTTTATATCAACGAGTATGGATTTGATTTCAAATCTCTTGATAATCAATTACCCGACGTGTGTAAAAGTTTTGATGTGAAGAATTTTCTCATGAATCCAAGGCATTCAATGGTTGCCCCTTTCCAAGTAGATCAATATTGCATTAA aTTTAACCAATATATAGATGCTTTAGCCCATCTCTTCAGTACTGGTCAAGGTGTTGTTTTAGATCGATGTTGTTACTCTGATTTTGTTTTTGCTGAGGCTATGTATAGCCAAGGTTACATCTCTAAAGGAG CATATAATGCCTACTATGAAGTGAGGGACAGATCTATAGATGAATTACTACGCCCACATCTTGTCATCTATCTGGATATTCCAGTGGCAAAAGTTCAAGAAAATATTCAAAGGAGGAATATACCTTCTGAAGTTAAATCTCCTGCATTGACCAAGGAATATCTCACAGCCTTAGAGAAATTCTAcaaacaaaaatatttgaaagataTCAG CACTCATGCTGAGCTCTTAGTTTATGATTGGTCTGAGGGAGGAGATCCAGAGGTAGTGGTGGAGGATATTGAAAGAATTGATTTTGATTCTTACGATGAACAACAAACTCAAATGGGAGATTGGGTACACGAAAATGAAGAAGATTGGGCTTGCCTCAGAAGGAA gTATTGTAATCAGAAAGAGCAACTTATGGCCCTCACTAATGCACCCATGTACAATGTTCCAGAAATGTTGATGGGACCCGAAGAAGCTGATTTATGGGATAACATGTGGACTACT gcaCCTGGTAATAAGTATGAACAAGGATTCAATACTGATATGGGAGATAAAAATATTCTATTTAAAACCAAGGGTAAATACCGCCAAACTCTACCTCTTAGAGAAAGAAG GCCTTTCTGA
- the LOC123309684 gene encoding uncharacterized protein LOC123309684, whose amino-acid sequence MSKPIAVLLICAFTVSVVLAKPAGNELDNVSADDTSLNAVDNLKNPESNSVSPDANQNSASVQITGISTGILDSPPSNSDTNFKPQRAGTMFARFIDDIFNIPITVLQSVAKLITNPFNTKSQTPENH is encoded by the exons ATGTCGAAGCCAATTGCAGTTCTTCTGATATGTGCTTTCACCGTGAGTGTTGTTTTAGCAAAACCAGCGGGTAATGAATTGGACAAT GTCTCAGCCGATGACACATCGCTCAACGCAGtggataatttgaaaaatccaGAAAGCAACTCCGTGAGTCCCGATGCCAATCAAAATAGTGCTTCTGTGCAGATAACAGGAATTAGCACGGGGATTTTAGACTCACCACCTTCCAACAGTGACACGAATTTCAAACCACAGCGAGCTGGGACTATGTTCGCAAGATTCATCGATGATATTTTCAAC ATTCCCATCACTGTTCTACAATCGGTTGCAAAACTGATTACCAATCCGTTCAATACGAAGAGCCAGACTCCAGAAAACCATTGA
- the LOC123309248 gene encoding uncharacterized protein LOC123309248 — MLRIPTLLLAVCCMAHAGESPITFGEGGVGVSFLGFSAKAGIGSDGKLHAGAGTPWGAQAAAGIEGSASEESSGGLYAGATAGGGVSAGASLEGGISKGGSFGSSYAGASYGGKTVEVVKEKEIVASGGISAEYKSHYAAPVTKHVQVIQKPVEVGVVHETVAVHQPHPPPEVKPVTTVIQKTVIPNYEKKIIKVPSYEEKVVRVPTVVEKEVWVPAAPTIIEKEVQVQHQPPPPPPVVQTVETVPVFYKTKYRKRPFLRKHFSFGGGYAGGYSGGYSGGYSGGYGGDYATIGEGGASGGATYTASVSKTANPQFFSDIINIPVSTLGAVNKFLTNAASGASAGGSLGFSKSISVSKSVGGGGYASSYH; from the exons atgttgcgAATACCAACGCTTCTGCTTGCAGTTTGCTGCATGGCACATGCAGGAGAAAGT ccCATCACTTTCGGAGAAGGCGGAGTTGGTGTAAGTTTCCTCGGTTTCAGCGCCAAAGCTGGAATAGGCAGTGATGGTAAACTCCATGCAGGTGCAGGAACCCCATGGGGTGCTCAAGCCGCAGCTG GAATCGAAGGATCAGCCAGTGAGGAAAGCAGTGGTGGCCTTTATGCAGGTGCAACAGCTGGGGGTGGAGTTTCAGCTGGAGCTAGTTTAGAAGGAGGCATTTCTAAAGGAGGTAGTTTTGGAAGTTCTTATGCGGGAGCATCATATGGAGGAAAAACAGTCGAAGTTGTGAAAGAGAAGGAAATTGTTGCTTCTGGGGGAATTTCAG CCGAGTACAAATCGCACTACGCTGCTCCAGTCACCAAACACGTCCAAGTAATCCAGAAGCCTGTTGAAGTGGGAGTTGTTCATGAAACAGTAGCAGTACATCAACCGCATCCACCTCCAGAGGTGAAGCCAGTCACAACTGTTATCCAGAAAACTGTGATTCCGAACtacgagaaaaaaataataaaggtTCCATCGTATGAGGAAAAAGTCGTTAGAGTACCCACAGTGGTGGAGAAGGAAGTTTGGGTACCTGCCGCACCTACGATCATAGAAAAAGAGGTTCAAGTGCAGCACCAACCACCTCCACCACCACCTGTTGT ACAAACAGTTGAAACTGTACCTGTTTTCTACAAAACCAAATACCGCAAGCGTCCCTTCTTGAGGAAACATTT ctcATTTGGTGGAGGTTATGCTGGTGGTTACAGTGGTGGATATTCTGGAGGTTATTCAGGGGGTTATGGGGGTGACTATGCCACCATCGGAGAAGGTGGTGCTTCAGGTGGAGCAACTTACACTGCCAGTGTATCGAAGACTGCAAATCCACAGTTTTTCAGTGATATTATAAAT ATTCCCGTTTCTACTCTTGGAGCTGTGAACAAATTCCTGACTAATGCTGCTTCAGGAGCCAGTGCAGGTGGATCTCTTGGATTTTCCAAATCCATCAGTGTATCCAAATCAGTTGGAGGAGGTGGATACGCTTCCAGCTATCACTGA